The Glycine soja cultivar W05 chromosome 19, ASM419377v2, whole genome shotgun sequence genomic sequence TTAAAAGTCTAtttaacaagtaaaaaaaatacttctaatTAAGCTAACATGcttgcaaattaaaaaatataattacattaatcataaaaataactaGGGCCGCATGATTCTGCCCCATTCAATAATTATTCCAAAAAGGGAGCAATCACTGTACTAATGATTTAAAACTTAGCAGCATATCTATCGTACATAAGTAGAACTTAGCTAAAAGGCAAGAATGACCTACTCATCTattgttacaaaaaaaaattggcaaaCATAAATATTACggaaattagttaatttaatcagtaatattaattttatttaaaatctatatattttaatttataacgttttgataattcaatatttttaaatttctcaaactataatatatatatatatatatatatatatatatatatatatgtatatattaaattcttGTTAATAATGcatttgaataattaaaataatatttttaaaatacgcTGTATGAAAAGAAGTAAAGTTAAATTTCCTAGTCTCGAAGTAGTATTAGacgttaattaatttattctacGCTTACTGTTTACAGAATTATTTATTGAgcataacaaataatttataatataaaatatcttataaaagaaaattaatataaaaaaaattaaaatttatccctATAAAAGTAACTAAAAGAAGTTGTGATTTAGTTTTTTTGGAAGGAGGGGATAATTTTGATAACCCCACAacatttaagagaaaaaagcaCATAATAGAGGGATTTGAATGGCTATGAAATGAAGTGTCCCTTTGTCCAGCTTGAAGAACATCATGTCCAGTGAGTGGAGGTGCACTCCTTTTATTGCGATCACTCTCACACACTAATTGAATAATTAGCTAACTACTGTGATAAAGATATAAATGTCACCTACTAGCTATAGTCATTTATTTTTGTCCATGGAAGTTCAAACTCACTCCCTCTCCCCCACCTTTCATTTCCACCTTCTCTCCCAATCCACCACCGACACCAACCAACCTTCTCTCGGCCATGCCACCGCCGCCCTCAAGCTGCAAAAGGTCTACCGGAGTTACCGTACCCGCCGCAGGTTGGCCGACTCCGCCGTTGTCGCCGAGGAGCTATGGTCCGCATCCTATGCTTTCTCCATCAACctttactactactactactagaaattattatatggtTCCAAAACCACATGTTTTCACATGTCAcaacatcaaaattttaatctATGAATAAAAAACTTACTATAAAAATAGATTATGTGTCACGCAAGGATAAAGATATAGACGTCTATTATATAATAGTCAGGAAGCTATATAGATAATTTCTCCTTTCATGTATCAGAATAGtgattattttcattatttgaaGGTGGCAAGCCATAGACTATGTAAGACTAAACCACAGCACCATCTCGTTCTTTAATTTGCCGGAAACTGCTGCGTCACGCTGGAGTCGGGTTAAATTGAACGCTGCCAAGGTATATATCGCATATCGCTTCTGTCTTGTAGTTTAGCTAATATGAATTTTGGTACAACAATAGCTAAAGTCCAAATACTTTATCTAATGTTTTAGCTTCGGTTATTTGCGCAGGTGGGTAAAGGTTTGTCCAAGGACGCCAAAGCACAAAAGTTGGCTTTCCAGCATTGGATAGAAGCTGTGAgtgtattattattactattactatttttttttttattcgaaAACAgacttatatattatttagttttttatgtttttatttaaatattatttgtagATTGATCCCAGACATCGCTATGGGCATAACTTGCAATACTACTACAAAGAATGGTGTAAAACAGATGCTGGCCAGCCgtttttttattggtaagattattttattttactgaaaGAAAGGTTGTTACTCTTTGTAACCTTGCGTTAAAGTTGAACCGGGTTGGGTTGTGATTCGAGTTGGCAAATGAAGTAATCATTCAGATTTAATGGACCCTGTGTTTTATGCGCACAGCTATTTTCACCTGCGTATGTTGTTTCAGTACTGTAAGTTGAATTATCTGGCTGGTCTCTTGGTAATTAGAAGCTTTGTATGGACAAACAAAACAACGTCATTTTCCATTGTGGGAACAGGGGAATCTTATTATCATGCACTTGTGCTGTACGGTTCAGCATCTAATCCCCCTCAAGTTTGTCCATAccatattatcattaattatgcTTTTGTATTCAAATATGGTATTTATATCTAGTTTATGATTTAAATAAGTTATAAGGGTTTGTAACTTTGTTTTTTGTCTAGTTTATGATTTAAATAAGTTATACGGGTTTGTAACTTTGTCTCTTATCTAAACAAAGGGCTTAACATAGTGGCGTTAAGGTGCAGACTGCATAGTTTGGTTTGTGTCACtaaaactttttatttctttccctGCAGGTTGGATTTAGGAAATGGGaagaatcttgatcttgaacaaTGCTCTCGATCAAAGCTTCAAAAACAATGCATCAAGTATCTGGGACCTGTATGTGCATCTCTGATTTggatgtgtgtgtatatatatttttcaaatgtaGTTGAGTTTGGCATTGCTGCTTTTTTGACatgttctatttttatattcCTTTTTTCTACTGGttcttattttccaaaattagcAAGAGAGAGAACAGTTTGAATACACTGTACGCGCGGGTAAAATTATCAACAAGCAATATGGAGATTTACTTCATACAAATGAAGACTCTGAAGATGCAAAATGGATATTTGTAATGAGCACCTCTAAGAAACTTTATGCTGGCAAGGTAACAGTTTTAAGGGCGCAGTTACATTTTAAAGttacttattttctttaaagGCAGCTACCATGTCTTTCTTGTACCACTAATACATTGCATTACCCTTCTAGAAAAAGAAGGGATTATTTCATCATTCTAGTTTTTTGGCTGGAGGAGCTACATTAGCTGCTGGAAGGCTGGTGGCCGAGAATGGAATTCTTAAGGTGAATTAACTTCATAGGGTGCATGATTATATTATTGTGCTGATGAAACTTCTTATGATATTTGCCTGTTAGCTTTTATAGTGACAAGGAGATGGTGTATTGCTATCTTTTGCATAAATGTCCATGGAATCATATTGACTAACTAAGAAATCTGACAACTCCAATTTATGGGCATTGCAAATGTCTGATTATCAATGGCACAATGACTTTGACTTTTCAGTCCATCTCTGCTTATAGTGGACACTACCGGCCAACAGATGACACTCTTGACGGTTTCTTATCATATCTCAAGGAAAATGGTGTCAAGCTTGATGAAGTTGAGGTAATTGATCTGCATTAGGATATTTTCTGTACAACTAAATTGCAGTGTGTTTTCAATACCTTTGATCATTTAGCATTTTCTGTAGTTGACTTgggttatattaattatataatagtcTTTTTTGTTACTGTAGATAATGTTTATGGTCATGGTTATGCATGGCCTAaacattatattaataattaaagcgAAGACTAGGTGGCAATCACTTGTTTTAAAGACTCTGATTCATGGTTTCAGTTGCACAAGGCAAATGAAGACTCTGATATGTATGAGGACAACAATCTTAGTAGAGCAGCAACATCTGAAGTGTCAAACGATGCTAAAATGTATGTGCCTGAAATATCTGAGGGAGCTTCCAATACTTCATCCTCAGTTGAGGAGGATCCTCTACCTGAATCTGTTACTTATACAAGGACTTTATCAGGTGGTCTTCAGAGTCCGAGAGCTGTGGTGCCCAAGACTGCAATATTGCAAAGAATCAATTCCAAGAAGGCTTCGAAGTCTTACCAATTAGGACACCAACTTTCGCTTAAATGGTCAACAGGAGCTGGACCTAGAATTGGGTGTGTTGCTGATTACCCTATAGAGCTTAGAACACAGGCCTTGGAGATGCTTAACCTTTCTCCCAAATTTCCCCCTACCCCTTCTTCATACGTGCGAATTGGTGGCCTTGTATTGCCTTCACCTTATCCATCCCCTAGTAACATTGATGGGACTTTGTGTTAATTGATTTATATGTAATGAACTCAGGtaaatgtttatgtttttttttatggtaaatgttaatttgttagttttgatAGAAATATCAATTGGAGATTTAAACTATgatcttttttttcctctcttctcCTTTTATTCTTCCCCACCACTAATTCAATCTTATATTTCCGAGTTTATACTTAATGTCGCTTTAGGTTTTAAAAGCCCAGCTTAAAGGTGCTTTAGttaattaatattgaaaaaCAACTGGTCTTTATATCATCTGAACTTTCTTTAGGACTTTGGTGTTATCCTATGAGGTCCAATATATCGTTGTCATGATCTCTCGCCTCatgcttttctttctcccactaaACGTGAAGAGATATTTGATATGACCACCAATTGTGAAACTTTATGCTAGATTAAGGTGACATTTAAATGACCTTATTTGGATTTATATGAAAGTACTTTATAACATTTAGAATACTTTAAAAAGTTTCATGAAAAAGtctatcaaaataatatattcttttaacttatttataattaagcTTACGAATAAGgtataattttataagaactTTTCAACAAGTACTTAATTAAACTAAACGTGCTCTAATGAGATGCTACTGTGCATGGTTGGTAGTTAGATCTCGAATGTCTTCTGCACCTGACTTAGGCACAAAATATTATGCATATCAACCGCGATGAGTGAGTGACTTTAACATATTTAGCAAGGAAAATTTCTTGACTTCACAACGACAGTTCCATAATACTTGTTCTTCCttgattattttaagaaaaataacgaAACAACCTAGTTAGATTTAGCAATGTGCTTCCTATCCTGAAACTTTTGCTTGCTTGACCTGCATGCATGTCGAAGATATCCTTCTCCAGCTGCAAGGAAAGATTATGACAGCTCTAAAAAACGACATAACCATGAATCTCTGAGTCAGCATGAGTTATAAGTCCTGATCACAGCCAAACCACAATAAATAGATAATAACAAGGGACGACATAAGGGGacgtaaagaaaataaaataatagaagggACTTAAAAGTTGAACgacgacaaaaaaaaaatgcaaatatattatattttgtcatTGACTTGGAAACTGTGTACAGATCAATAATTAATGGCCTAGAGACAGTCGTGTTTCTTGTGACCACTTTTGTGCCATCAGCACCACCAATAAGTAGATGATTCAATAGATGGTTTCTGTtaaaagacaaaactcaaaagtcagtatgatgATTGctgttaaaaagtttttttctctGAGATGTGTTGAATAAATCCCAATTgggagttatttttttttgctactCAATTGGGAGTCATATATAATGCATTTCCCGTATTAATTACAGCATGAAGAATGCTTTACAAAAAAGGGTATTCACTATTCAGATACGATTCTATTCATTGCTTGTGGGTAGCTGCTagaacagaaataaaaaacagaCAGTATATAATTAAAAGGTCAAAATATATTGGAAGtcatttttttgtaaactaAACTTTGGAAGTCATTTTTTCTTATAGTTtcagaattttatattttttttggaagtaattttttttatagtttcagaatttaaaatttgaagtcgtttttttttaacttttgaaatgtaaattcttaaaattattgttttaatagATGTGAAATTTAACTTTcagaatgataaatttaatcaCGAGTATAAagcttttattaaaataaaatttgacacaAAAAAGCAGGGAGAGAAAGTGCTTAAAAGAACAGAAGTGCAAATGTGCAAATAGTTTGGGCCCCTTTTCAGACTGCTGGGCAGCTCTTTGGGGGTCTTCAGCTTGTCCTTTGGGCCAATTTTGGGAGAAAAAACCTACAGCTAATGATAATTATACTTcttctatttaataaatatacctCCTTTTTTTCCTACGATATTTTCCCCTGAATACCTTTCTTATTTATTCCCAATTTCAAATGATTATGGTTgctttcagaaaataactttttggTTACCTCCCTTACAAAGTGACTCACCCCTCTGACGTGCTTTCACCCGTACAAAGTATCAGCTACCCTTCTCAACATATACATATACTTTGATAGGCTCAAAGAAACTATTTTACACTACTCCTAAAATCTCTCGTTAAAGCTACagagaaaaactaataaaataaatttcatattttttcattaatacttCAATAGAGTGCAAaccttatattaaataataattctaaTGGATGATAACCATATGTGTATCATcatctagtattttaggaaataaaataaaataaaatcatataaaaaattatatatctaaaTTATCTACTCTTTAAAAACAATCTATTTGGGCCTCTCTACTCATCCTATAATACTCCCAAGCCCGAAACTGCTTAGGATCAATGATAAACCACAGCCGAAATATTGTCAAGTTGACATATGAACAAGtggatattttaatatttatttttaatttccaacCAAGAAAGAAGTGACTGTGACTGTAATTATttgtagttattttatttttttgattaaaaatcatattagttTCATGATACATAAAGTAGATTTTAAATGCACATTATTAATAAGTACGAAGAAAAAGTTAATAGATGTTAATGgtgtaataataaatatttgacaaTCG encodes the following:
- the LOC114399207 gene encoding IQ domain-containing protein IQM3-like, encoding MSPTSYSHLFLSMEVQTHSLSPTFHFHLLSQSTTDTNQPSLGHATAALKLQKVYRSYRTRRRLADSAVVAEELWWQAIDYVRLNHSTISFFNLPETAASRWSRVKLNAAKVGKGLSKDAKAQKLAFQHWIEAIDPRHRYGHNLQYYYKEWCKTDAGQPFFYWLDLGNGKNLDLEQCSRSKLQKQCIKYLGPQEREQFEYTVRAGKIINKQYGDLLHTNEDSEDAKWIFVMSTSKKLYAGKKKKGLFHHSSFLAGGATLAAGRLVAENGILKSISAYSGHYRPTDDTLDGFLSYLKENGVKLDEVELHKANEDSDMYEDNNLSRAATSEVSNDAKMYVPEISEGASNTSSSVEEDPLPESVTYTRTLSGGLQSPRAVVPKTAILQRINSKKASKSYQLGHQLSLKWSTGAGPRIGCVADYPIELRTQALEMLNLSPKFPPTPSSYVRIGGLVLPSPYPSPSNIDGTLC